One window of the Conexibacter sp. SYSU D00693 genome contains the following:
- a CDS encoding LLM class F420-dependent oxidoreductase, whose amino-acid sequence MKLGVHIGYWGLGLTREDQREIVLEAERLGYDSVWTAEAYGSDAATILGWIAGQTSTIKIGSAIFQMPGRSPAMTAMTAATLDQLSDGRMLLGIGSSGPQVSEGWHGVRFGKQLLRTREYIHVVRQALARERVEFHGESIDLPLPDGPGKALKLTIAPVQERIPIYLAAIGPRNTALAGEIADGWIPTLLSPEHLPMLRENLEEGAAKVGRSLDGFDIAPTVQVRITDDQAGARDLARPFLALYVGGMGSRDKNFYNQLVQRYGFEAAAKEVQDLYLEGRKDEAAAALPDELIDLVSLVGPKDVVRERMRVYAEAGVGTLGITPLAWTKDERLEQLRLAAEVLESL is encoded by the coding sequence GTGAAGCTCGGCGTCCACATCGGCTACTGGGGGCTCGGCCTCACCCGCGAGGACCAGCGCGAGATCGTGCTGGAGGCCGAGCGGCTGGGCTACGACTCGGTCTGGACCGCCGAGGCCTACGGCTCGGACGCGGCGACGATCCTCGGCTGGATCGCCGGTCAGACGTCGACGATCAAGATCGGGTCGGCGATCTTCCAGATGCCCGGCCGGTCGCCGGCGATGACCGCCATGACCGCGGCGACGCTCGACCAGCTCTCCGACGGGCGCATGCTGCTGGGCATCGGCTCGTCCGGACCGCAGGTGTCCGAGGGCTGGCACGGGGTGCGCTTCGGCAAGCAGCTGCTGCGCACGCGCGAGTACATCCACGTCGTGCGCCAGGCGCTCGCCCGCGAGCGCGTCGAGTTCCACGGCGAGTCGATCGACCTCCCGCTGCCCGACGGTCCCGGCAAGGCGCTGAAGCTCACGATCGCGCCGGTGCAGGAGCGCATCCCGATCTACCTCGCGGCGATCGGGCCGAGGAACACGGCGCTGGCGGGCGAGATCGCGGACGGCTGGATCCCGACGCTCCTCTCCCCCGAGCACCTGCCGATGCTGCGCGAGAACCTCGAGGAGGGCGCGGCGAAGGTCGGCCGCTCGCTCGACGGCTTCGACATCGCGCCGACGGTCCAGGTCCGCATCACCGACGACCAGGCCGGCGCGCGGGACCTCGCGCGGCCGTTCCTGGCGCTCTACGTCGGCGGCATGGGCTCGCGCGACAAGAACTTCTACAACCAGCTCGTCCAGCGCTACGGCTTCGAGGCGGCGGCCAAGGAGGTCCAGGACCTCTACCTCGAGGGCAGGAAGGACGAGGCCGCGGCGGCGCTGCCCGACGAGCTCATCGACCTCGTCTCGCTCGTCGGGCCCAAGGACGTCGTGCGCGAGCGGATGCGCGTGTACGCCGAGGCCGGCGTCGGCACGCTGGGCATCACGCCGCTGGCCTGGACGAAGGACGAGCGCCTCGAGCAGCTGCGCCTGGCGGCTGAGGTCCTCGAGTCGCTCTGA
- a CDS encoding YhjD/YihY/BrkB family envelope integrity protein has product MRAAARRVVGFYWGDGIADDVPALTYYLVLSLGPLILGLAALEALLLQDYLSALDVVRQVNRFLPDSVHGDVEQLVLGTREDSTWLLLLAIASMLWTTSGAIGVLERCLSRILDCQRHSIVVGRLRNLALGVGVAAMLVLAAAGTPALGEVADVLSLRGRLPGAFFILETVGFVVVLGAIYRYAPLYTMSWRASLLGAIPAGVGVQVVPSVIGAYVEAAAGFAAARLFLALAVVLFGLYLMALFLLVGAGLAARIECAMEHREAGSTPRAPEEGLRTPRPPVPGRSDRVREPA; this is encoded by the coding sequence ATGCGCGCCGCAGCCCGCCGCGTGGTCGGGTTCTACTGGGGCGACGGCATCGCCGACGACGTCCCGGCGCTGACCTACTACCTGGTCCTCTCGCTGGGCCCGCTGATCCTCGGGCTGGCGGCGCTCGAGGCGCTGCTGCTGCAGGACTACCTGTCGGCGCTGGACGTCGTCCGGCAGGTCAACCGCTTCCTGCCGGACTCCGTGCACGGCGACGTCGAGCAGCTCGTGCTCGGGACGCGCGAGGACTCCACGTGGCTGCTGCTCCTGGCGATCGCCTCGATGCTGTGGACGACGTCGGGCGCGATCGGCGTGCTCGAGCGCTGCCTGTCGCGGATCCTCGACTGCCAGCGCCACTCGATCGTCGTCGGGCGGCTGCGCAACCTCGCGCTCGGGGTGGGCGTCGCGGCGATGCTCGTCCTCGCGGCGGCGGGGACGCCGGCGCTCGGCGAGGTGGCGGACGTGCTCTCGCTGCGCGGGCGGCTGCCGGGCGCGTTCTTCATCCTCGAGACGGTGGGCTTCGTCGTCGTGCTCGGGGCGATCTACCGCTACGCGCCGCTGTACACGATGAGCTGGCGGGCGTCGCTGCTGGGGGCGATCCCGGCCGGCGTCGGCGTGCAGGTCGTCCCGTCGGTGATCGGCGCGTACGTCGAGGCGGCGGCGGGGTTCGCGGCGGCGCGGCTCTTCCTCGCCCTGGCCGTCGTGCTGTTCGGCCTCTACCTCATGGCGCTGTTCCTGCTCGTCGGCGCGGGGCTGGCCGCACGAATCGAGTGCGCCATGGAGCACCGCGAGGCGGGCAGCACCCCGCGCGCGCCGGAGGAGGGCCTGCGCACGCCCCGTCCACCGGTTCCTGGTCGATCGGACCGGGTCCGCGAACCTGCGTGA
- a CDS encoding glycosyltransferase, translating to MALGRALRARGHDVVLETWERWRPYAEGEGLRFAASPEYHVFPTRERPLKPYEAVARAAVHTRELVRAERPDVVVADILTLAPALAGELEGVPVATVVPHVDPRSAPGFPPYSAGVRLPRTAAGRAVWDAAARAMAAGLEHGRVELNETRRRLGLPPQARVHGGISDQLCLVATFPQLEYPRPGAGEPATHVVGPLQWEPPFEAVELPPGDDPLVLVAPSTSQDRDHAMLRAALTGLADLPIRVLATYNRRLPPVPLRVPANARLVEWVSYARTMPHCDAVVCHAGHGTVVRALSSGCVVVACPAAGDMNENAARVDWASAGVRLPRRLVSSPAAVRLAVQRALGEPRFREQARELAAWSATHDAGARAAELVERLAAAGAPREPPAAPRA from the coding sequence TTGGCGCTCGGGCGGGCGCTGCGCGCCCGCGGGCACGACGTCGTGCTCGAGACGTGGGAGCGCTGGCGCCCCTACGCCGAAGGTGAGGGGCTGCGCTTCGCGGCGTCGCCCGAGTACCACGTCTTCCCCACGCGCGAGCGGCCGCTCAAGCCCTACGAGGCGGTCGCGCGGGCGGCCGTCCACACGCGCGAGCTCGTCCGGGCCGAACGTCCGGACGTCGTCGTCGCGGACATCCTCACGCTCGCGCCGGCGCTGGCCGGCGAGCTCGAGGGCGTGCCGGTCGCGACGGTCGTCCCGCACGTCGATCCACGCAGCGCGCCGGGCTTCCCGCCGTACTCCGCGGGGGTGCGGCTGCCGCGCACGGCTGCCGGGCGGGCGGTGTGGGACGCGGCCGCACGCGCGATGGCCGCCGGGCTCGAGCACGGGCGTGTCGAGCTCAACGAGACGCGCCGGCGCCTCGGCCTCCCGCCCCAGGCACGTGTCCACGGCGGGATCTCCGACCAGCTGTGCCTCGTGGCCACGTTCCCCCAGCTCGAGTACCCGCGGCCGGGCGCCGGCGAGCCCGCCACGCACGTCGTGGGCCCGCTGCAGTGGGAGCCGCCCTTCGAGGCCGTGGAGCTGCCCCCGGGCGACGACCCGCTCGTCCTCGTCGCGCCGTCGACCTCGCAGGACCGCGACCACGCGATGCTCCGCGCGGCCCTGACCGGCCTAGCGGACCTCCCCATCCGCGTCCTGGCGACCTACAACCGCCGCCTCCCGCCCGTCCCGCTCCGCGTCCCCGCCAACGCCCGGCTCGTCGAGTGGGTCTCCTACGCGCGGACCATGCCCCACTGCGACGCGGTCGTCTGCCACGCCGGCCACGGCACCGTCGTGCGCGCGCTGTCCAGCGGCTGCGTCGTCGTCGCCTGCCCGGCCGCCGGCGACATGAACGAGAACGCCGCCCGCGTCGACTGGGCCAGCGCCGGCGTCCGCCTCCCCCGCCGCCTCGTCTCCTCCCCAGCTGCCGTGCGCCTGGCGGTCCAGCGCGCCCTCGGCGAACCCCGCTTCCGCGAGCAGGCCCGCGAGCTGGCGGCGTGGTCGGCGACGCATGACGCGGGCGCGCGGGCGGCGGAGCTGGTGGAGAGGCTGGCGGCGGCCGGGGCGCCGCGTGAACCGCCCGCCGCTCCGCGAGCCTGA
- the recO gene encoding DNA repair protein RecO — protein MPGSLKAQAVVLRSMRYGEADRILHLYTLEHGRLGAIAKGVRRTRSRFGGRLEPFSRVDLVLHQGRSDLLTVTGADAVAPFHRLRESAEALDAAARACDAVSRLFEDSDPHPPVFHLLCNELALLDAGGAQAATLGNQLAFRLKLLVAAGLNPQLGSCATCGEGDHLTGFSGAAGGVVCQSCEGGAFALGEEAHAFMVGALAAPLREAPTASPRALGQAERALRETVEHHANVRLRAAAP, from the coding sequence ATGCCCGGGTCGCTGAAGGCCCAAGCCGTCGTCCTGCGCTCCATGCGCTACGGCGAGGCCGACCGCATCCTGCACCTCTACACGCTCGAGCACGGGCGCCTGGGGGCGATCGCCAAGGGCGTGCGGCGCACGCGCAGCCGCTTCGGCGGGCGGTTGGAGCCGTTCAGCCGGGTCGACCTCGTGCTGCACCAGGGCCGGTCGGACCTCCTGACCGTCACGGGCGCCGACGCCGTCGCGCCCTTCCACCGGCTGCGCGAGAGCGCCGAGGCCCTCGACGCCGCGGCGCGCGCGTGCGACGCGGTCTCGCGGCTCTTCGAGGACAGCGACCCGCACCCGCCGGTCTTCCACCTGCTGTGCAACGAGCTCGCGCTGCTGGACGCGGGTGGCGCGCAGGCGGCGACGCTCGGCAACCAGCTGGCCTTCCGGCTCAAGCTCCTCGTGGCGGCGGGGCTCAACCCGCAGCTCGGCTCGTGCGCGACCTGCGGGGAGGGCGACCACCTCACCGGCTTCAGCGGCGCGGCGGGCGGCGTGGTGTGCCAGAGCTGCGAGGGCGGCGCCTTCGCCCTGGGGGAGGAGGCGCACGCGTTCATGGTCGGCGCGCTGGCGGCGCCGCTGCGCGAGGCGCCGACCGCGTCCCCGCGCGCGCTCGGACAGGCCGAGCGGGCCTTGCGCGAGACCGTCGAGCACCACGCCAACGTGCGGCTCCGGGCGGCCGCTCCATGA
- a CDS encoding sigma-70 family RNA polymerase sigma factor, translated as MPTPQSFALQDRSGELEAHRRELTGYCYRMLGSGFEAEDAVQETMVRAWRGLASLESRAAMRSWLYRIATNVCLDMLQRPQRRARPMDFGPASTADGELGVGLPESTWVQPIADARVLPADVDPAELTALRETVRLAFVAALQHLPPKQRAVLVLREVLHLQASEVAELLDTSVASVNSALQRARATLQSLDLEPAGATNAVAAEQEELLAKYVDAFEAYDVDRFVSLLKEDAEFSMPPWSLWLEGPDQVARWLVGQGAKCEGSKLLPTWANGGPAFGHYHPTEDPKVFLPWALVVVELDGDRVAGIHNFVDAALFPEFGLPERLELGA; from the coding sequence GTGCCGACCCCGCAGTCGTTCGCCCTCCAGGACCGGTCCGGCGAGCTCGAGGCGCACCGCCGCGAGCTGACGGGCTACTGCTACCGGATGCTCGGCTCGGGCTTCGAGGCCGAGGACGCCGTGCAGGAGACCATGGTCCGCGCCTGGCGCGGCCTCGCGTCGCTCGAGTCCAGGGCGGCGATGCGCTCGTGGCTGTACCGGATCGCGACGAACGTCTGCCTCGACATGCTCCAGCGCCCGCAGCGCCGCGCGCGGCCGATGGACTTCGGCCCGGCGTCGACGGCCGACGGCGAGCTCGGCGTGGGCCTGCCGGAGAGCACGTGGGTCCAGCCGATCGCCGACGCCCGCGTCCTGCCCGCCGACGTCGACCCGGCGGAGCTCACGGCCCTGCGCGAGACCGTCCGCCTGGCCTTCGTCGCCGCCCTGCAGCACCTGCCGCCCAAGCAGCGGGCGGTGCTCGTCCTGCGCGAGGTCCTGCACCTCCAGGCCAGCGAGGTCGCCGAGCTCCTGGACACCTCCGTCGCGTCGGTCAACAGCGCCCTCCAGCGCGCCCGCGCGACCCTCCAGTCCCTCGACCTCGAGCCCGCCGGCGCCACGAACGCGGTGGCCGCCGAGCAGGAGGAGCTGCTGGCGAAGTACGTGGACGCCTTCGAGGCCTACGACGTCGACCGCTTCGTCTCGCTGCTCAAGGAGGACGCCGAGTTCTCCATGCCGCCCTGGTCGCTCTGGCTCGAGGGTCCGGACCAGGTCGCCCGGTGGCTCGTGGGGCAGGGCGCGAAGTGCGAGGGCTCCAAGCTCCTGCCGACCTGGGCCAACGGCGGCCCGGCCTTCGGCCACTACCACCCGACGGAGGACCCGAAGGTCTTCCTGCCGTGGGCGCTCGTGGTCGTCGAGCTCGACGGCGACCGGGTTGCGGGCATCCACAACTTCGTGGACGCGGCGCTCTTCCCGGAGTTCGGGCTGCCGGAGCGCCTCGAGCTCGGGGCCTGA
- the dnaG gene encoding DNA primase → MARYTADSRDKVREAVDMVDLVSTRTELKRAGGGRFTGRCPFHEERTPSFSVNADDGLYHCFGCGVGGDMFTFVREMEGLDFVGALEWLAARYGVELEVEDEDPAAAERRRRRERLLDLLERAQRFYVRLLWDSDEAAGARRYLAERGLEEETLRAFRVGYAPDRWDGLLTAARKQGFSDQELEACGLVRKRSSGSGIYDFFRGRVLFPLCDVRGRVLGFGGRWLGPDDQPKYVNSVDNEVYRKGKHLFGADVARVHATRAGTVVLAEGYTDVLALHQSGVRNAVGLMGTALTEEQVGELGRLARTVLLALDADSAGQEAMLRAAKVAAGRNLELRVVPLPPGQDPADLVQAEGPAAAQRLVEASVPFVRFRVERELSRETLDDAEAKDRAIAALKPVFATLEPSALREELVGVVAERTAFPVGTVAGWLPAPRSAARPGPARPDGGSAGPARPPLRPRVEGAADPVRRAQRQFVLMCLAAPGEGERALAEVPDEAFVDDALRRAVGHLRTHLRQPGEGLDHEDGELVGLIASLSAAAERIERPTASGVRAQLATMQLAQIDRQMAEARASGAGGIAALRTKRDAVKRDYDAMVREQMAATKAPDP, encoded by the coding sequence GTGGCGCGCTACACCGCCGACTCCCGCGACAAGGTGCGCGAGGCGGTCGACATGGTCGACCTGGTCTCGACGCGCACCGAGCTCAAGCGTGCCGGCGGCGGGCGGTTCACCGGGCGCTGTCCGTTCCACGAGGAGCGCACGCCGTCGTTCTCGGTCAACGCCGACGACGGGCTCTACCACTGCTTCGGCTGCGGCGTGGGCGGCGACATGTTCACGTTCGTGCGCGAGATGGAGGGCCTGGACTTCGTCGGGGCGCTCGAGTGGCTGGCCGCCCGCTACGGCGTCGAGCTCGAGGTCGAGGACGAGGACCCGGCGGCGGCCGAGCGCCGGCGCCGGCGCGAGCGGCTGCTGGACCTGCTCGAGCGCGCGCAGCGCTTCTACGTCCGGCTGCTGTGGGACAGCGACGAGGCGGCGGGCGCGCGGCGCTACCTCGCCGAGCGGGGCCTCGAGGAGGAGACGCTGCGGGCGTTCCGCGTGGGCTACGCGCCCGACCGGTGGGACGGCCTGCTGACCGCGGCGCGCAAGCAGGGCTTCTCCGACCAGGAGCTCGAGGCGTGCGGGCTCGTGCGCAAGCGCTCGTCGGGCTCGGGGATCTACGACTTCTTCCGCGGCCGCGTGCTGTTCCCCCTGTGCGACGTGCGCGGGCGGGTGCTCGGCTTCGGCGGGCGCTGGCTCGGGCCCGACGACCAGCCCAAGTACGTCAACAGCGTCGACAACGAGGTCTACCGCAAGGGCAAGCACCTCTTCGGGGCCGACGTCGCGCGCGTGCACGCGACGCGGGCGGGGACCGTCGTGCTCGCCGAGGGCTACACCGACGTCCTGGCGCTGCACCAGTCCGGCGTGCGCAACGCGGTGGGGCTGATGGGGACGGCGCTGACCGAGGAGCAGGTCGGCGAGCTCGGGCGGCTGGCGCGGACGGTCCTGCTCGCGCTCGACGCCGACAGCGCCGGCCAGGAGGCGATGCTGCGCGCGGCGAAGGTCGCGGCGGGGCGCAACCTCGAGCTGCGGGTCGTCCCGCTGCCGCCGGGCCAGGACCCGGCCGACCTCGTCCAGGCCGAGGGGCCGGCGGCCGCGCAGCGCCTCGTCGAGGCCAGCGTCCCGTTCGTGCGCTTCCGGGTGGAGCGCGAGCTGTCGCGCGAGACGCTGGACGACGCGGAGGCCAAGGACCGGGCGATCGCCGCGCTCAAGCCGGTCTTCGCGACGCTCGAGCCGTCCGCGCTGCGCGAGGAGCTCGTCGGGGTGGTGGCCGAGCGCACGGCGTTCCCCGTCGGGACGGTCGCCGGGTGGCTGCCGGCGCCGCGGTCTGCCGCGCGGCCCGGGCCCGCACGGCCCGACGGCGGGTCGGCGGGGCCCGCGCGCCCGCCGCTGCGACCGCGGGTCGAGGGCGCCGCCGACCCGGTCCGCCGCGCGCAGCGCCAGTTCGTCCTCATGTGCCTCGCGGCGCCGGGCGAGGGGGAGCGCGCCCTCGCGGAGGTCCCGGACGAGGCGTTCGTCGACGACGCGCTGCGCCGCGCGGTCGGCCACCTGCGCACCCACCTGCGCCAGCCGGGGGAGGGCCTGGACCACGAGGACGGCGAGCTCGTGGGGCTCATCGCCTCGCTGAGCGCCGCCGCGGAGCGCATCGAGCGCCCCACGGCCTCGGGCGTGCGCGCCCAGCTGGCCACGATGCAGCTGGCGCAGATCGACCGCCAGATGGCCGAGGCCCGCGCGTCCGGGGCGGGAGGCATCGCCGCGCTGCGGACCAAGCGCGATGCGGTCAAGCGCGACTACGACGCCATGGTGCGCGAGCAGATGGCCGCCACGAAGGCGCCGGACCCGTGA
- a CDS encoding deoxyguanosinetriphosphate triphosphohydrolase: protein MTTVAAAFAARHAAWEEEHLSPLAARSYPARRQVPEEDCGLRTPLQRDIGRIVHCKAFRRLKHKTQVFVAPENDHHRTRLTHTLEVTQISRAVARALRLNEDLVEAVGLSHDLGHPPFGHIGEDVLDRCLRDRFGRSFKHFEHSLRVVDVLEREGAGLNLTDDVRDGILGHSGRSPTPRTLEGRIVRIVDRVAYVNHDIDDALRAGVLREDALPADAIAVLGDTGSKRIDALVHDIVEHSERAGDVVQGPEAAAAMDALRTFMFEHVYLGPVARREHAKVEGVVRTLFAHWCDRPELLPDGGGAPGADLPQRVTDYLAGMTDRYAISVFRALTVPEGFAA from the coding sequence GTGACGACCGTCGCCGCCGCCTTCGCCGCGCGCCACGCCGCCTGGGAGGAGGAGCACCTCAGCCCGCTGGCGGCGCGCTCCTACCCGGCCCGCCGCCAGGTGCCCGAGGAGGACTGCGGGCTGCGCACGCCGCTGCAGCGCGACATCGGCCGCATCGTCCACTGCAAGGCCTTCCGGCGCCTCAAGCACAAGACCCAGGTCTTCGTGGCGCCGGAGAACGACCACCACCGCACGCGGCTGACCCACACGCTCGAGGTCACCCAGATCTCGCGGGCGGTGGCGCGGGCGCTGCGCCTCAACGAGGACCTCGTCGAGGCGGTCGGGCTCTCGCACGACCTCGGCCACCCGCCGTTCGGCCACATCGGCGAGGACGTCCTCGACCGCTGCCTGCGCGACCGCTTCGGCCGGTCCTTCAAGCACTTCGAGCACTCGCTGCGCGTCGTCGACGTGCTCGAGCGCGAGGGGGCAGGGCTCAACCTCACCGACGACGTGCGCGACGGGATCCTCGGCCACTCCGGGCGCTCGCCGACGCCGCGGACGCTCGAGGGCAGGATCGTGCGGATCGTCGATCGCGTCGCCTACGTCAACCACGACATCGACGACGCGCTGCGCGCGGGCGTCCTGCGCGAGGACGCGCTGCCGGCCGACGCGATCGCGGTCCTGGGCGACACGGGCTCCAAGCGCATCGACGCGCTCGTCCACGACATCGTCGAGCACTCCGAGCGCGCGGGCGACGTCGTCCAGGGCCCGGAGGCCGCGGCGGCGATGGACGCGCTGCGGACCTTCATGTTCGAGCACGTCTACCTCGGTCCGGTGGCGCGGCGCGAGCACGCGAAGGTCGAGGGCGTCGTGCGGACGCTCTTCGCGCACTGGTGCGACCGGCCCGAGCTGCTGCCCGACGGTGGCGGCGCCCCCGGGGCCGACCTGCCCCAGCGGGTGACGGACTACCTCGCGGGCATGACCGACCGCTACGCGATCTCGGTCTTCCGCGCGCTCACCGTGCCCGAGGGGTTCGCCGCGTAG
- a CDS encoding glutaredoxin domain-containing protein, with protein sequence MDTAKITVYSTDACPYCIRAKQLLDARGYAYEEINLARDPDGRAELVAKTGMMTFPQVLVGEELIGGFTETVQADRSGRLAQLLQAAA encoded by the coding sequence GTGGACACCGCGAAGATCACCGTCTACAGCACCGACGCCTGCCCCTACTGCATCCGGGCCAAGCAGCTCCTGGACGCCCGCGGGTACGCGTACGAGGAGATCAACCTGGCACGCGACCCGGACGGTCGCGCCGAGCTGGTCGCCAAGACGGGGATGATGACCTTCCCCCAGGTCCTGGTCGGCGAGGAGCTCATCGGCGGGTTCACCGAGACGGTGCAGGCCGACCGCTCCGGTCGCCTCGCGCAGCTCCTGCAGGCCGCGGCCTAG
- the mutM gene encoding bifunctional DNA-formamidopyrimidine glycosylase/DNA-(apurinic or apyrimidinic site) lyase: MPELPEVETIRRQVAPVVEGRCVERLDVLDPRWCLPLTPEELRDAVEDRRVLRLGRRGKYLVWELAGDVFLLLHLRMTGTLLVEPPADVPYQRVVWTLSDGGTLRFCDPRRFGTGELAVGIDALDAFFAQRLGLEPLDEGALTGAALRAMAKGRTAPIKAFLLDQRRIAGVGNIYADEALHRAGVHPLRPAGSLKAAQYDALARTVREVLEDGIDAGGATIDDFRHADGVMGAFQHRFLVHRRAGEGCPGCGAEIVKMVVGGRGTYVCETCQPRPRLRRATRPRPAGAARGDRSGRPAPSR, from the coding sequence GTGCCCGAGCTGCCCGAGGTCGAGACGATCCGCCGCCAGGTGGCGCCCGTGGTCGAGGGGCGCTGCGTCGAGCGCCTCGACGTGCTCGACCCGCGCTGGTGCCTGCCGCTGACGCCCGAGGAGCTGCGCGACGCCGTCGAGGACCGCCGCGTCCTGCGCCTCGGCCGCCGCGGCAAGTACCTCGTCTGGGAGCTCGCGGGCGACGTCTTCCTCCTGCTGCACCTGCGGATGACCGGCACGCTGCTGGTGGAGCCGCCGGCCGACGTCCCCTACCAGCGCGTGGTCTGGACGCTGAGCGACGGCGGGACGCTGCGCTTCTGCGACCCCCGGCGCTTCGGGACCGGCGAGCTGGCCGTCGGCATCGACGCGCTCGACGCGTTCTTCGCGCAGCGCCTCGGGCTCGAGCCGCTCGACGAGGGCGCGCTGACGGGCGCGGCGCTGCGGGCGATGGCCAAGGGCCGCACCGCCCCGATCAAGGCGTTCCTGCTCGACCAGCGGCGGATCGCCGGCGTGGGCAACATCTACGCCGACGAGGCGCTGCACCGCGCGGGCGTGCACCCGCTGCGTCCGGCCGGCTCGCTCAAGGCCGCGCAGTACGACGCGCTGGCGCGGACGGTCCGCGAGGTGCTCGAGGACGGCATCGACGCGGGCGGCGCGACGATCGACGACTTCCGCCACGCCGACGGCGTGATGGGCGCCTTCCAGCACCGCTTCCTCGTGCACCGCCGGGCGGGCGAGGGCTGCCCGGGCTGCGGTGCCGAGATCGTGAAGATGGTCGTGGGCGGGCGCGGGACCTACGTCTGCGAGACCTGCCAGCCGCGCCCGCGGCTGCGCCGCGCGACTAGGCCGCGGCCTGCAGGAGCTGCGCGAGGCGACCGGAGCGGTCGGCCTGCACCGTCTCGGTGA
- a CDS encoding type IV toxin-antitoxin system AbiEi family antitoxin domain-containing protein produces MFREPEVDRRRGGELQGRRREVAISALAGTQKGAVSRQQLAMLGLGDDAIASRLAAGRLIPLHRGVYLVGHRAMHPQAPWMAAVLAGGDGTVLSHRSCAGLRALLPVPSGDIDITVPDERGRGRAGLRVCVRELVPQDRDAVDGIPCTSVARTLLDLAERVRPSLLTAACEAAVREGLFDASAIAEVLDRCRGHRGARRLRIAVSELTDDPDVLRSELERRLKALLEGSALRQMPRFNRHADGASGTLWEVDALWRAQRLVVEADSWAFHGTRSARDRDANKQRDLEAAGWEVWRVTWKDVHAGRVALLRALDRRTRR; encoded by the coding sequence GTGTTCCGCGAGCCTGAGGTTGACCGCCGCAGAGGCGGCGAACTCCAGGGTCGTCGGCGTGAGGTCGCCATCAGCGCCCTGGCCGGGACGCAGAAGGGGGCGGTCAGCCGCCAGCAGCTCGCGATGCTCGGGCTCGGCGACGACGCGATCGCCTCGCGGCTGGCGGCTGGCCGACTGATCCCGCTGCACCGCGGCGTGTACCTCGTCGGCCATCGAGCGATGCACCCGCAGGCGCCGTGGATGGCCGCCGTGCTGGCGGGCGGCGACGGGACGGTGCTCAGCCACCGCTCCTGCGCGGGATTGCGGGCGCTGTTGCCGGTGCCCTCCGGCGACATCGACATCACCGTCCCCGATGAGCGTGGCCGCGGCCGAGCCGGGCTGCGGGTGTGCGTGCGGGAGCTGGTCCCACAAGATCGCGATGCGGTGGACGGCATCCCGTGCACCTCGGTCGCGCGGACGCTGCTCGACCTCGCCGAGCGAGTCCGGCCCTCGCTCCTCACCGCCGCCTGCGAGGCCGCGGTCCGCGAGGGGCTCTTCGACGCATCCGCGATCGCCGAGGTCCTCGACCGGTGCCGCGGGCATCGAGGCGCCAGGCGGCTGCGCATCGCCGTCAGCGAGCTCACCGACGACCCGGATGTCCTGCGCAGCGAGCTCGAGCGGCGGCTCAAGGCGCTGCTCGAGGGCTCGGCACTGCGACAGATGCCCCGCTTCAACCGCCACGCAGATGGCGCCTCGGGCACGTTGTGGGAGGTCGACGCGCTGTGGCGCGCGCAGCGACTCGTGGTCGAGGCAGACAGCTGGGCGTTCCACGGCACCCGCAGCGCCCGGGATCGAGACGCCAACAAGCAGCGCGACCTGGAGGCCGCCGGGTGGGAGGTCTGGCGCGTCACGTGGAAGGACGTCCACGCCGGGAGGGTTGCGCTCCTCCGTGCCCTGGACCGTCGCACCCGCCGGTGA
- a CDS encoding molybdopterin-dependent oxidoreductase, giving the protein MRRPPLTPRLFGQRGIKRAEKLGIDPARLPPGQSPTLKFPLFTSMGEPDVDTAEWSLSVHGNVHEPFALRWDELLALPQTSLTTDLHCVTRWSKFDTAWRGVRVRDLLDRAQPFAGAEHALASCFDGYTTNLPLEVLRHDDVLIAWEHDGRPLPREHGGPARLLVPERYLWKSAKWIRGLEVTRERKLGFWERNGYHPEGDPWQEQRHW; this is encoded by the coding sequence ATGAGGCGCCCACCGCTCACCCCGAGGCTCTTCGGCCAGCGCGGCATCAAGCGCGCGGAGAAGCTCGGCATCGACCCGGCGCGCCTGCCGCCGGGGCAGTCGCCGACGCTGAAGTTCCCGCTCTTCACGTCGATGGGCGAGCCGGACGTCGACACCGCCGAGTGGTCGCTGAGCGTCCACGGCAACGTCCACGAGCCCTTCGCCCTGCGCTGGGACGAGCTCCTGGCGCTCCCGCAGACGTCGCTGACGACCGACCTGCACTGCGTCACGCGGTGGTCGAAGTTCGACACCGCCTGGCGCGGCGTCCGCGTCCGCGACCTCCTGGACCGCGCGCAGCCCTTCGCGGGCGCCGAGCACGCCCTCGCGTCCTGCTTCGACGGCTACACGACGAACCTCCCGCTCGAGGTCCTGCGCCACGACGACGTCCTCATCGCGTGGGAGCACGACGGCCGGCCGCTGCCGCGCGAGCACGGCGGTCCGGCGCGGCTGCTCGTCCCGGAGCGCTACCTGTGGAAGAGCGCCAAGTGGATCCGCGGCCTCGAGGTCACGCGCGAGCGCAAGCTCGGCTTCTGGGAGCGCAACGGCTACCACCCCGAGGGAGACCCGTGGCAGGAGCAGCGTCACTGGTGA